GAGGTCCGGTTAGTGTGCCAGAAATTGTTGAAAATAAATCAAATTCTTTGCAAATTGTTGTATATCCTAATCCTGTAAAAGATCAGGCAAGCGTTTCTTTTAACCTAAACAAAAGAAGTGATGTTATTTTTAAAATATATGATTTGTCCGGAAATGTTGTAAAAACAATTTCAAGTAAAAATCAGGATGCCGGTAATCACAGTTTAGAATTTGATACATATGGATTATCAGCAGGTACATATATTGCATCTATGGAATCAAACGGCACAAAGAGTACCACTAAATTTGTAGTTTATTAATTTCTCATAGCTTACATTAAAAGCCCTGTCGAGAGACAGGGTTTTTTTATTTATAAAGGTGATAAAGGTTTTTTGTGTTTAAACTTATAATCATTAATTTTGACTTTTAATAATTAGTGTTAATTGACTTAATTTTATTGAATATGACAAAGATAAAAGTTGCAATCAACGGATTTGGAAGGATTGGAAGAAACGTTTTTAAAATTGCATTAAAACGTTCAGATATAGAAATTGTAGGAATCAACGACCTTACAGATACGCAAACTCTGGCTCATTTATTAAAATATGATTCTACTCAGGGAAAGTTTGAAGGAACAGTTGCTTTTGATAATGAGAATCTTATTGTTAATGGAGTTAAAATAAAAGTAACCGCAGAAAGAAGTCCGGCAAGTATTAAATGGAGTAACACCCCTGATGTGGTAATCGAGTCTACTGGTAAATTTGTTAGCAAAGAAAGCGAAAAAGGAGGTTATGGTGACCATTTAAAAACTGGGGCAAAAAAAGTTATACTTACAGTACCATCAAAAGATACAATTGACAGAATGATTGTAATGGGCGTAAACGATAACGATTTACTGTCTACTGATCAATGTGTGTCAAATGCAAGTTGTACAACAAACTGTCTTGCTCCTGTTGTAAAAGTTTTAAATGATGCATTTGGTGTTGAAACCGGCTTTATGACAACCATTCATGCATATACTAACGATCAGATGATACTTGACTCACCACATAAAGATTTAAGAAGAGCAAGGTCATGTGCAGTTTCTCAGATTCCTACAACCACAGGTGCTGCAAAAGCAGTAGGCAAAGTAATTCCTGAATTAAAAGGTAAACTAGATGGGTTGGCTATTCGCGTACCAACCCCAACAGGTTCATTAGTAGATTTTGTTGTAAATTTAAAAACAGAAGCCACAAAAGAGCAGATTAATGCTGCTATGAAAAAAGCTGCAGATGGTCCGATGAAAGGAATTTTAGAATATACCGAAGATCCTATTGTTTCAGTTGATATAATTCATAACCCGCATTCAAGTATTTTTGATGCTTTAAGTACTATGGTAATTGGTAAAACAGTTAAAGTACTTTCATGGTATGATAATGAATGGGGATATTCAAACAGAGTAGTAGATTTAATTCCTCTACTATTTAAATAAAATATTAAACCGGCAAATGCCGGTTTTTTATTATAAAAAAAAACAAAAGTGAATTTGTTAGAAAGTCATACTGATTTCGAATTTGAAAATTCTGCTATTGAAACATTTTGTTATCAAGCCCAGAATAATCTTGTGTATAAGCAATATTTAAAATTATTGCACATTGTTCCTGATAAAATTAAAACTATTAATGAGATTCCATTTTTACCTGTTTCATTTTTTAAAACTCACAAGATAACAACTTCAGAATTTTCAGAAATTATATTTACAAGTAGTGGTACTACAGGTGATGAGGTGTCAAAACATTATGTAAAGGAGTTGTCCTTATATAAGAATAGTTTTAAAAAATGTTTTGATTTGTTTTATCAGAATCCCACAGACTACTGTATTTTAGCACTTTTGCCTTCATATCTTGAAAGAGAAGGTTCTTCATTAGTTTATATGGTTAATGAACTAATAAAATTAAGCAATAATAAAGATTCCGGTTTTTTTCTTGATAACTTTTCTGACTTAAATAACATTATAAAAAAGTATTTAGATTCAACACAAAAGGTTCTTTTATTGGGAGTAAGTTTTGCATTATTGGACTTAGTAGAAAAGTTTCCGCAACAATTGTCATATAATTTTATTGTGATGGAAACGGGTGGAATGAAAGGACGAAAGAAAGAGATTACACGAAGGGAATTACACGAGAAATTAAGTGCTGGATTTGGAGTTAGTAATATTCATAGTGAG
This window of the Bacteroidia bacterium genome carries:
- the gap gene encoding type I glyceraldehyde-3-phosphate dehydrogenase, giving the protein MKVAINGFGRIGRNVFKIALKRSDIEIVGINDLTDTQTLAHLLKYDSTQGKFEGTVAFDNENLIVNGVKIKVTAERSPASIKWSNTPDVVIESTGKFVSKESEKGGYGDHLKTGAKKVILTVPSKDTIDRMIVMGVNDNDLLSTDQCVSNASCTTNCLAPVVKVLNDAFGVETGFMTTIHAYTNDQMILDSPHKDLRRARSCAVSQIPTTTGAAKAVGKVIPELKGKLDGLAIRVPTPTGSLVDFVVNLKTEATKEQINAAMKKAADGPMKGILEYTEDPIVSVDIIHNPHSSIFDALSTMVIGKTVKVLSWYDNEWGYSNRVVDLIPLLFK
- a CDS encoding acyl transferase encodes the protein MNLLESHTDFEFENSAIETFCYQAQNNLVYKQYLKLLHIVPDKIKTINEIPFLPVSFFKTHKITTSEFSEIIFTSSGTTGDEVSKHYVKELSLYKNSFKKCFDLFYQNPTDYCILALLPSYLEREGSSLVYMVNELIKLSNNKDSGFFLDNFSDLNNIIKKYLDSTQKVLLLGVSFALLDLVEKFPQQLSYNFIVMETGGMKGRKKEITRRELHEKLSAGFGVSNIHSEYGMTELLSQAYSKGNGKYNCPPWMKVLIRDTSDPFQLIENGKTGGINIIDLANRYSCSFIETQDLGKCYNDGSFEVLGRFDYSQVRGCNLLLG